The following DNA comes from Thermodesulfovibrionales bacterium.
GTGCCGCGAGGGCCCTCGATGGATCCCTCCGTGAAAAGGCTGGCAGTGATGGTTGAAGACCATCCGCTCGAATACAGGGATTTTGAGGGTGTCATCCCTGAGGGCAATTACGGCGCAGGACGAGTCATCATCTGGGACAGAGGCTTTTATCATCACCCTTCCGCAAAAAATAGAAAAGAAAGTGAGAGACTCCTGCTGGACGGATTAAGAACAGGGAACATGAAGTTTGTCCTCGATGGCGAAAAGCTTCGGGGGGAATTCGCCCTGGTGAAAACGGGAAGGGACGACAAGTCGTGGCTGCTTTTGAAGAAGAAAGATCGCTATGCTACGAACAGAGACATTCTCGAGGAGAACCGTTCCGTCCTATCCAAGAAGACCCTGGAGGATGTTGCCGAAGCCGGACCGGGGAAATCTCTTTCACGGAAAAAAGAAAACCAGATCCGTCTTCGGGAGGCGATGAAAAGCGAAGACCTGAAGGGTGCACCGGTTAAACCGATGCCGCAGGGCATAAGACCGATGCTCGCTGCCTTGGCAAGAAACCCCTTTGATCATCCGGATTGGATATTTGAGGTAAAATGGGACGGATACCGGGCCATTGCCGAAGTTAAGGAGGGAAATGTCTCTCTCTATTCTCGTAACCGAATCTTGTTCAATCAAAAATTTTTTCCCCTTACGGAGTCGCTGCGGAAATTGACCTTTGAGGCGGTCCTGGACGGCGAAATCGTTGTCGTGGATGGTCAGGGACGTCCTGATTTTCAGGCGCTGCAGAATTACCAGAAATCCGGAGGGGGTCATCTGCTCTACTATGTCTTCGATCTCCTCTACTTTCAGGGACATGATCTGACGAGCCTGCCCTTGCTCAGGAGGAAAGAACTTTTGAAAAAAATCCTCCCCTCCGATTCGAAGATACGATTCAGCGATCACGTATCCAGAGAGGGCGTCTTGTTTTTTGATGTTGCAAAAGAAAAAGGTCTGGAGGGGATCATCGCCAAACATTCTCAGAGCGTCTATCGCATGGGAAGAAGGAGCCGCGAATGGCTGAAGGTAAAGACGCAACTCACGCAGGAGGCGGTGATCGCGGGCTTCACGAAACCGGGAGGGGGCAGAAGATATTTCGGCAGCCTGGTCTTAGGCGCATTCGACGGGGATGACCTGATTTACATCGGCCATTCGGGAGGCGGATTCGGCGGCAAGCTTCTTAGAGAAGTGCGAGAAAAAATGGGACCCCTGATCCAAAAAGAATGCCCTTTCCACGTGGAGCCGGAGACCAATGCCCCGGTCACATGGGTAAAGCCGGAACTGGTCTGCGAACTTGCCTTCTCAGGCTGGACTGGCGATGGCATCATGAGACAGCCGGTTTTTTTGCGACTCCGCGAGGACAAAATCGCACGCGAAGTGGTACGGGAAAAGCCGGAGTGAAAGCGTCGAATGACGAGGTGACTATTCATCAACGTCGCTGCCCCCGGCAATGCTAAGGAGGTCACCAGCAACGGCTCACACCTGTCATTCCCGCAAGCGAAGCGCGTCGGAAATCCTTCTGAAAACAAAGAATGATTCCGGACAAGCCGGAATGACGGAATAGCTTCAG
Coding sequences within:
- the ligD gene encoding non-homologous end-joining DNA ligase, giving the protein VPRGPSMDPSVKRLAVMVEDHPLEYRDFEGVIPEGNYGAGRVIIWDRGFYHHPSAKNRKESERLLLDGLRTGNMKFVLDGEKLRGEFALVKTGRDDKSWLLLKKKDRYATNRDILEENRSVLSKKTLEDVAEAGPGKSLSRKKENQIRLREAMKSEDLKGAPVKPMPQGIRPMLAALARNPFDHPDWIFEVKWDGYRAIAEVKEGNVSLYSRNRILFNQKFFPLTESLRKLTFEAVLDGEIVVVDGQGRPDFQALQNYQKSGGGHLLYYVFDLLYFQGHDLTSLPLLRRKELLKKILPSDSKIRFSDHVSREGVLFFDVAKEKGLEGIIAKHSQSVYRMGRRSREWLKVKTQLTQEAVIAGFTKPGGGRRYFGSLVLGAFDGDDLIYIGHSGGGFGGKLLREVREKMGPLIQKECPFHVEPETNAPVTWVKPELVCELAFSGWTGDGIMRQPVFLRLREDKIAREVVREKPE